One Defluviimonas sp. SAOS-178_SWC DNA window includes the following coding sequences:
- a CDS encoding YdcH family protein translates to MNAHMEMDNTEVLRVKLEVLRQEHRDLDEAIHVMETSGRADQLRLKRLKKQKLMLKDQIARIEDILTPDIIA, encoded by the coding sequence ATGAACGCGCATATGGAAATGGACAATACCGAGGTTCTGCGCGTGAAACTCGAAGTCCTGCGGCAGGAGCACCGCGACCTCGACGAGGCCATTCACGTGATGGAAACGTCGGGCCGCGCCGACCAGCTCCGGCTGAAACGCCTGAAAAAGCAGAAGCTGATGCTCAAGGACCAGATCGCCCGGATCGAGGATATCCTGACGCCGGACATCATCGCCTGA
- a CDS encoding Hsp20 family protein: MTKLTFAAHPFLLGFDQLERLVERTAKNGNETYPPFNIEQSSEHGFRITLAVAGFREDDIAITVEDRQLVIRGRQAEDTDDGRIFLHRGIAARAFQRSFVLAEGVEVAGARLENGLLHVDLVRAIPEKTVQTIRITKG, from the coding sequence ATGACGAAACTGACCTTTGCCGCCCATCCCTTCCTTCTGGGATTCGATCAGCTGGAACGGCTGGTGGAACGCACCGCGAAGAACGGGAACGAAACCTATCCCCCGTTCAATATCGAACAATCCTCGGAACATGGCTTTCGCATCACGCTCGCCGTCGCGGGATTCCGCGAGGATGACATCGCGATCACGGTCGAGGACCGGCAACTGGTGATCCGCGGCCGTCAGGCCGAGGACACGGATGACGGCCGCATCTTCCTGCATCGCGGCATCGCAGCGCGCGCCTTCCAGCGCAGCTTCGTGCTGGCCGAGGGTGTCGAGGTGGCGGGGGCGCGGCTGGAAAACGGGCTTCTGCACGTCGATCTGGTCCGGGCGATCCCGGAAAAGACGGTGCAGACGATCCGCATCACCAAGGGCTAA
- a CDS encoding DUF1150 family protein codes for MDTKFDFGPDSGERIVYVREVPVADLPEEIRAQAMGLETLYAVHDASGERLALVKDRRMAFALARQNDMAPVSAH; via the coding sequence ATGGATACCAAATTCGATTTCGGGCCGGATTCGGGCGAGCGCATCGTCTATGTGCGCGAGGTTCCCGTCGCCGATCTGCCGGAGGAGATCCGGGCACAGGCGATGGGGCTTGAAACGCTTTATGCGGTTCACGACGCCTCTGGCGAACGGCTGGCGCTGGTCAAGGACCGGCGGATGGCCTTCGCGCTGGCGCGGCAGAACGATATGGCCCCGGTCAGCGCGCACTGA
- a CDS encoding cytochrome b, giving the protein MSEVKGYSRTQIMLHWGIVLILVTSYISSDAMKSAWFALHQGRDAYGNTAAAHVWGGIAILVLAVLRIAIRGLRGAPGLPKGGHPLLDRAAKLTHFGLYLGLIAIPALGIAAWYGGINLAGEAHEVLFNVLAALAALHVIGAVYHQFVLKDGLMERMKRPG; this is encoded by the coding sequence ATGTCCGAGGTCAAAGGCTACAGCCGCACGCAGATCATGCTGCATTGGGGCATCGTGTTGATTCTGGTCACCAGCTACATCAGCAGCGATGCGATGAAATCGGCGTGGTTTGCGCTTCATCAGGGCCGCGATGCCTATGGCAATACCGCGGCGGCGCATGTCTGGGGCGGTATCGCCATTCTGGTCCTCGCGGTTCTGCGAATTGCGATCCGGGGATTGCGCGGGGCGCCGGGCCTGCCGAAAGGCGGCCATCCCCTGCTCGACCGCGCGGCCAAGCTTACCCATTTCGGGCTCTATCTCGGCCTCATCGCCATTCCGGCCCTGGGCATTGCCGCCTGGTACGGTGGCATCAATCTGGCCGGCGAGGCGCATGAGGTCCTGTTCAACGTTCTGGCGGCGCTGGCCGCGCTGCATGTGATCGGTGCCGTCTACCATCAGTTCGTCCTGAAGGACGGGTTGATGGAGCGTATGAAGCGCCCGGGCTGA
- the argC gene encoding N-acetyl-gamma-glutamyl-phosphate reductase has translation MAHKVFIDGDVGTTGLQIRERLERRDDISLVRIDPALRKDNAARLRAFAEAEVAILCLPDPAAKEIVALCESEGLPTRIIDASTAHRTHPDWSFGFPELAKGQRDTIRGSNRVTNPGCWSTCAIALIRPLVDAGLIDTAAQIAISGVSGYSGGGKSMIEEFEGGAVQGSFLYGTGQTHKHLPEIGLYSGLSRPPVFVPSVGQYAQGMAVAVELELDAKGIDHAEKALMAHYGGEHFVAVVPAEAHEPRVYPQMLNGTNRMELSVHGNRMTGAATLIAVLDNLGKGASGAAVQNLNLMLGVDEAAGL, from the coding sequence ATGGCACACAAGGTCTTCATCGACGGGGATGTCGGCACGACGGGTCTTCAGATCCGCGAGCGGCTCGAACGTCGCGACGACATTTCGCTCGTCAGGATCGACCCGGCGCTCCGCAAGGACAATGCCGCGCGGCTTCGGGCCTTCGCCGAGGCCGAGGTGGCGATCCTTTGCCTGCCGGATCCGGCGGCTAAGGAAATCGTCGCGCTTTGCGAATCCGAGGGCCTGCCCACACGGATCATCGACGCCTCGACCGCGCACCGGACCCATCCGGACTGGAGCTTCGGCTTCCCCGAACTGGCCAAGGGCCAGCGCGATACGATCCGCGGCTCCAATCGTGTCACGAATCCCGGCTGCTGGTCGACCTGCGCCATCGCGCTGATCCGGCCGCTGGTCGATGCGGGGCTGATCGACACTGCGGCACAGATCGCGATTTCGGGCGTCTCGGGCTATTCCGGCGGCGGCAAGTCGATGATCGAGGAATTCGAAGGCGGCGCCGTTCAGGGGTCTTTCCTCTACGGCACCGGCCAGACGCACAAGCACCTGCCGGAAATCGGCCTCTACAGTGGCCTCTCGCGTCCCCCGGTCTTCGTGCCTTCGGTCGGGCAATATGCGCAAGGCATGGCGGTCGCCGTCGAACTGGAGCTCGACGCCAAGGGCATCGACCATGCCGAGAAGGCTCTGATGGCGCATTACGGCGGTGAGCATTTCGTCGCGGTCGTTCCGGCCGAAGCGCATGAACCGCGCGTCTATCCGCAGATGCTGAACGGGACGAACCGGATGGAGCTTTCGGTCCACGGCAATCGCATGACCGGGGCGGCAACGCTCATCGCCGTTCTCGACAATCTCGGCAAGGGCGCCTCGGGCGCGGCGGTTCAGAACCTGAACCTGATGCTCGGTGTGGACGAGGCCGCCGGGCTCTGA
- a CDS encoding bifunctional sulfate adenylyltransferase/adenylylsulfate kinase: MTAQSPSEDDQLFRLLRQLDQAPDASQRATAGALGVSLGTLNTHLRAASEAGFIRVAQRSGPDRRQRFTYELTTKGAATKARLTDQFLTRKLAEYDALHAELTGSESGLLHLKKRNPLMQSNLAPIPELYVSYDSAQKLKHEAGNLPSWDLTPRQICDLELLMNGGFHPLKGFLTEADYDGVVENMRLESGALWPMPVTLDVNEAFAEGIEPGQDIALRDQEGVILAILSVTDKWEPNKAREAEKVFGADDLAHPAVNYLHNQAGKIYLGGPVTGIQQPVHYDFKARRDTPNELRAYFRKLGWRKIVAFQTRNPLHRAHQELTFRAAKEAQANLLIHPVVGMTKPGDVDHFTRVRCYEAVLDQYPAATTHLSLLNLAMRMGGPREALWHAIIRRNHGLTHMIIGRDHAGPGKNSQGKDFYDPYAAQELVRQHQEEIGIEMVDFKQMVYVQEKAQYFPVDEVPEGATVLDISGTELRRRLREGLEIPDWFSFPDVVTELRRTSPPRARQGFTVFFTGLSGSGKSTIANALMVKLMEMGGRPTTLLDGDVVRKHLSSELGFSKEHRDINIKRIGYVASEITKNGGIAICAPIAPYTSTRRAVREMIEAYGAFVEVHVATSLEECERRDRKGLYKLAREGKIKEFTGISDPYEAPQNPELKVETENVDVDNCAHQVILKLESMGLIKA; encoded by the coding sequence ATGACCGCCCAATCTCCTTCGGAAGACGATCAACTCTTCCGCCTTCTGCGCCAACTCGATCAGGCGCCAGACGCCTCGCAGCGCGCGACGGCGGGCGCGCTTGGCGTCAGCCTTGGCACGCTCAACACCCATCTGCGCGCCGCGAGCGAAGCCGGATTTATCCGCGTCGCCCAGCGCAGCGGCCCGGACCGCCGCCAGCGCTTCACTTATGAACTGACCACGAAGGGCGCCGCGACGAAGGCCCGCCTGACCGACCAGTTTCTGACCCGAAAACTCGCCGAATACGACGCGCTCCATGCCGAATTGACCGGCTCGGAAAGCGGTCTTCTCCATCTCAAGAAAAGGAACCCGTTGATGCAATCCAATCTCGCACCGATCCCCGAGCTCTACGTTTCCTACGACAGCGCCCAGAAGCTGAAGCACGAAGCCGGCAACCTGCCGTCGTGGGATCTGACCCCGCGCCAGATCTGTGACCTCGAACTTCTGATGAACGGCGGTTTCCACCCTCTGAAGGGCTTCCTGACCGAGGCCGACTACGACGGCGTAGTCGAGAACATGCGGTTGGAAAGCGGGGCACTCTGGCCGATGCCGGTGACGCTCGACGTCAACGAGGCGTTCGCCGAAGGGATCGAGCCCGGCCAGGACATCGCGCTACGCGATCAGGAAGGCGTCATCCTCGCCATCCTCTCGGTCACCGACAAGTGGGAGCCGAACAAGGCGCGCGAGGCCGAGAAGGTCTTTGGCGCCGACGATCTGGCCCATCCGGCGGTCAACTACCTGCACAACCAGGCGGGCAAGATCTATCTCGGCGGGCCGGTCACCGGCATCCAGCAGCCGGTCCACTACGACTTCAAGGCCCGCCGCGACACGCCGAACGAGCTTCGCGCCTATTTCCGCAAGCTCGGCTGGCGCAAGATCGTCGCCTTCCAGACCCGCAACCCCTTGCACCGCGCGCACCAGGAACTGACCTTCCGCGCCGCGAAGGAAGCGCAGGCGAACCTCCTCATTCATCCGGTCGTCGGCATGACCAAGCCCGGCGACGTCGATCACTTCACCCGCGTGCGCTGCTACGAGGCGGTGCTGGACCAGTATCCGGCCGCGACCACGCATCTGTCGCTTCTCAACCTCGCGATGCGCATGGGCGGCCCGCGCGAGGCGCTCTGGCACGCGATCATCCGCCGCAATCACGGGCTCACCCACATGATCATCGGCCGCGACCATGCGGGGCCGGGCAAGAACAGCCAGGGCAAGGATTTCTACGATCCCTATGCCGCGCAGGAACTGGTGCGCCAGCACCAGGAGGAAATCGGCATCGAGATGGTCGATTTCAAACAGATGGTCTACGTGCAGGAAAAGGCGCAGTACTTCCCCGTTGACGAGGTGCCGGAGGGCGCGACCGTCCTCGACATCTCGGGCACCGAGCTGCGCCGCCGGCTTCGCGAAGGGCTGGAGATCCCCGACTGGTTCTCCTTCCCGGATGTGGTGACGGAACTGCGCCGCACCTCGCCGCCGCGCGCCAGGCAGGGCTTCACCGTGTTCTTCACCGGTCTCTCCGGCTCCGGCAAGTCGACCATCGCCAACGCGCTGATGGTCAAGCTGATGGAGATGGGCGGCCGTCCGACGACGCTTCTCGACGGTGACGTCGTCCGCAAGCACCTGTCGTCGGAACTCGGCTTCTCGAAGGAACACCGCGACATCAACATCAAGCGCATCGGCTATGTCGCGAGCGAGATCACCAAGAACGGCGGCATCGCAATCTGCGCGCCGATCGCGCCCTACACCTCGACCCGACGCGCTGTGCGCGAGATGATCGAGGCCTATGGCGCCTTCGTCGAGGTCCATGTCGCGACCAGCCTCGAGGAATGCGAACGCCGCGACCGCAAGGGCCTCTACAAGCTCGCCCGCGAAGGCAAGATCAAGGAGTTCACCGGAATCTCGGACCCCTACGAGGCGCCGCAGAACCCCGAGCTCAAGGTCGAGACCGAGAACGTCGACGTCGACAACTGCGCGCACCAGGTCATCCTGAAGCTGGAATCGATGGGCCTCATCAAGGCCTGA
- the trxB gene encoding thioredoxin-disulfide reductase produces MGDTRHTKVLIIGSGPAGYTAAVYSARAMTNPILVQGIQPGGQLTITTEVENWPGDTHVQGPDLMVRMEEHAKAMGAEIISDHIASLDLSKRPFTAAGDSGTTYTADAVILATGAQAKWLGLPSEEKFKGFGVSACATCDGFFYRGKEVVVIGGGNTAVEEALFLTNFATKVTLIHRRDELRAEKILQDRLFKHPKVEVLWNHTVEEVLGDTDPLGVTAVRAKDVKTGKTTDIPCAGFFVAIGHAPASELVKDQLDLHHGAYVKVKPGTTETSIPGVFAAGDLTDHVYRQAVTSAGMGCMAALDAERWLAEQETETAEAAE; encoded by the coding sequence ATGGGCGACACGCGGCATACTAAGGTTCTGATCATCGGCTCCGGACCGGCGGGCTATACGGCGGCCGTCTATTCGGCGCGCGCCATGACCAATCCGATCCTCGTCCAGGGCATCCAGCCCGGCGGCCAGCTCACCATCACCACCGAGGTCGAGAACTGGCCCGGCGATACCCACGTGCAGGGCCCAGACCTGATGGTGCGGATGGAAGAGCACGCCAAGGCGATGGGAGCGGAGATCATCTCCGATCACATCGCGTCGCTCGACCTTTCGAAGCGCCCGTTCACGGCCGCCGGCGACAGTGGCACGACCTACACCGCCGACGCGGTGATCCTCGCGACCGGCGCGCAGGCGAAATGGCTCGGGCTTCCGTCCGAGGAGAAGTTCAAGGGTTTCGGCGTCTCGGCTTGCGCCACCTGCGACGGTTTCTTCTATCGTGGCAAGGAGGTCGTGGTGATCGGCGGCGGCAATACCGCCGTGGAGGAGGCCCTGTTCCTCACCAATTTCGCGACGAAGGTCACACTCATTCACCGGCGGGACGAGCTTCGCGCCGAGAAGATCTTGCAGGACCGGCTCTTCAAGCATCCGAAGGTCGAGGTCTTGTGGAACCACACGGTCGAGGAAGTGCTGGGCGATACCGACCCGCTCGGCGTCACGGCAGTGCGGGCGAAGGACGTGAAGACCGGCAAGACGACCGACATTCCCTGCGCCGGTTTCTTCGTCGCCATCGGCCATGCGCCGGCTTCGGAACTGGTCAAGGACCAGCTGGACCTGCATCACGGCGCCTACGTGAAGGTGAAGCCCGGCACGACCGAGACCTCGATCCCCGGCGTTTTCGCCGCGGGCGACCTCACCGACCATGTCTACCGCCAGGCCGTGACCTCGGCGGGGATGGGCTGCATGGCGGCGCTCGACGCCGAGCGCTGGTTGGCCGAGCAGGAGACCGAAACCGCCGAGGCGGCAGAGTAA
- a CDS encoding arylsulfotransferase family protein, giving the protein MEAVALGRSVPLWVFLLCLILWLLLTVLFGGLVKSKVSGSELTGPIGNLVVKIASFPSLTARTLAELAGIASGGYRDEAYSVERDADADYSGFAPIKTARDIALQGLLLRADSERASPGWRVLVGAFAIDGEARNAALLISPELEVAKVWPLQEVATGKLQPRSNYKKFPHGFEILRDGSFIYTFDGSVSVQHETACGDSIWATDGRFTHTITLDDRSEYLWSLRDGTDLVQIAVADGSIKRDISVQQIIDANPEVDILELRRAHGNDPERNRRNTTGFWLPDSLHLNDVEPLPAAFAPAFPSFKPGDLLVSARELNLLFVLDPETLRFRWWQVGLVIRQHDPDWLPNGEILVFNNRMARDYSDIVAINPQTNQRRVVFDGRKNNFYSRIRGKVQKLEAGGLVVTSPQQGRAFEVDSDGRTVLDIVNTKPDDASVNYVVSEMKWLPPNYFDGDVPDCLAAISDRVAQGEARPTQ; this is encoded by the coding sequence ATGGAGGCTGTCGCATTGGGACGGTCCGTTCCTTTGTGGGTGTTCCTCCTATGCCTCATTCTGTGGCTGCTTCTGACCGTCCTCTTCGGCGGCTTGGTCAAGTCGAAGGTCTCGGGCAGCGAACTGACCGGCCCGATCGGAAATCTGGTGGTGAAGATCGCGTCATTCCCGTCCCTGACCGCCCGCACGCTGGCCGAACTTGCCGGCATCGCGAGCGGGGGTTACCGGGACGAGGCGTATAGTGTCGAACGGGATGCCGATGCCGACTATTCGGGTTTTGCACCCATCAAGACCGCCCGGGATATTGCGCTTCAGGGCCTCCTTCTTCGCGCGGATTCAGAGCGCGCTTCCCCCGGCTGGCGGGTGCTCGTCGGGGCGTTCGCCATCGACGGAGAGGCGCGCAATGCCGCGCTCCTGATTTCCCCCGAACTCGAGGTGGCAAAGGTTTGGCCCCTCCAGGAGGTGGCGACCGGCAAGCTGCAGCCACGTTCGAACTACAAGAAGTTTCCGCACGGCTTTGAAATCCTGCGGGACGGCTCTTTCATCTATACGTTCGATGGCAGCGTCAGCGTGCAGCATGAAACCGCCTGCGGCGACAGCATCTGGGCGACCGACGGCCGCTTTACCCACACGATCACGCTGGACGACCGCTCCGAGTACCTCTGGTCCCTGCGCGACGGCACCGACCTTGTTCAGATCGCCGTCGCCGATGGGTCCATCAAGCGGGACATCTCTGTCCAGCAGATCATCGACGCCAACCCCGAGGTCGACATCCTCGAGCTTCGACGCGCCCACGGCAACGACCCCGAAAGGAACCGCCGCAACACGACCGGCTTTTGGCTGCCCGACAGCCTGCATCTGAATGATGTGGAGCCCCTTCCCGCCGCGTTCGCCCCGGCCTTCCCATCGTTCAAGCCCGGCGATCTTCTGGTCAGCGCGCGCGAACTCAACCTGCTCTTCGTGCTCGACCCCGAAACGTTGCGCTTCCGGTGGTGGCAGGTCGGCCTCGTAATCCGCCAGCATGATCCCGACTGGCTTCCGAACGGCGAGATCCTCGTCTTCAACAATCGTATGGCGCGCGACTACAGCGACATCGTCGCGATAAATCCGCAGACAAACCAACGCCGTGTCGTCTTCGACGGTCGGAAGAACAACTTCTATTCGCGAATTCGCGGCAAGGTTCAGAAATTGGAGGCGGGAGGCCTTGTGGTCACGAGCCCGCAGCAGGGGCGTGCATTCGAGGTCGATTCCGACGGACGAACCGTGCTCGACATCGTCAATACCAAGCCGGACGACGCTTCCGTCAACTACGTCGTGTCGGAGATGAAGTGGCTGCCGCCGAACTACTTTGACGGCGATGTTCCCGATTGCCTCGCCGCCATCAGCGACCGTGTTGCGCAGGGCGAGGCGCGTCCAACCCAGTGA
- a CDS encoding Lrp/AsnC family transcriptional regulator, whose amino-acid sequence MAANRLDEIDRKILAELQDDGRMTNVELARRVGISAPPCLRRVRTLEEGGYIRGYHADVNPRELGFEVQVFAMVGLHSQAEADLSAFEAKCRVWPLVRECHMLNGEIDFILKCVAPDLSSFQTFLTEELTSAPNVASVKTSLVIRCAKDQPGVPFDVLEARLGRSA is encoded by the coding sequence ATGGCCGCCAACAGGCTCGACGAGATTGACCGCAAGATCCTCGCTGAATTGCAGGACGATGGGCGCATGACCAATGTCGAGCTTGCCCGCCGGGTCGGGATCTCGGCGCCGCCCTGTCTGCGCCGTGTGCGGACCCTGGAAGAGGGCGGCTATATCCGCGGCTACCACGCCGACGTCAATCCCCGCGAGCTGGGTTTCGAGGTTCAGGTCTTCGCGATGGTCGGACTGCACAGCCAGGCCGAGGCCGACCTGTCGGCCTTCGAGGCCAAGTGCCGGGTCTGGCCCCTTGTCCGCGAATGCCACATGCTGAATGGCGAGATCGACTTCATCCTGAAATGCGTCGCCCCGGACCTGTCGTCGTTCCAGACCTTCCTGACCGAGGAACTGACCTCGGCCCCGAACGTGGCGAGCGTGAAGACGAGCCTCGTGATCCGCTGCGCCAAGGATCAGCCCGGCGTGCCGTTCGACGTGCTCGAAGCGCGGCTCGGGCGCAGCGCCTGA
- a CDS encoding Hint domain-containing protein: protein MSYPHNGIVRLTTDVFNSPVPQGRNIPSQPVAPAETRPTRRPALTRRYEIAYLDPAGSIETGTRLAPAIPEFEEAFSAFARGSVIATAEGPVAVEDLVPGMEALTGEGRAETITWIGSMTLFPPRAMPGMHGGKLTRITADAFGVGRPMPDLVLGPRARLLVRDARCRFATGIDSAYAPARSFADGVSIIEVTPVAPVTVYHIVLERQGSLRAAGLEIESYHPGTRMADGFDPQVAQLFLSLFPQMKSFSEFGAMAHPRMSAHDVEAALAG from the coding sequence GTGTCGTACCCTCATAATGGTATCGTCCGTCTGACGACGGATGTGTTCAACTCTCCCGTTCCTCAGGGCAGAAACATTCCCTCCCAACCCGTCGCCCCGGCGGAAACCCGGCCAACCCGGCGGCCCGCTCTGACGCGGCGCTATGAAATCGCCTATCTCGATCCGGCAGGGTCCATCGAGACCGGTACGCGCCTCGCCCCCGCGATTCCCGAATTTGAGGAGGCATTTTCCGCCTTCGCGCGGGGCAGCGTCATCGCCACGGCGGAAGGACCCGTCGCGGTCGAGGATCTTGTGCCCGGGATGGAGGCCCTGACCGGCGAAGGCCGGGCCGAGACCATCACCTGGATCGGCTCGATGACACTCTTCCCGCCCAGGGCGATGCCGGGCATGCATGGCGGCAAGCTGACGCGGATCACGGCCGACGCGTTCGGCGTCGGAAGGCCGATGCCCGACCTCGTCCTCGGGCCGCGCGCGCGCCTTCTGGTCAGGGACGCGCGCTGCCGCTTCGCCACCGGAATCGACAGCGCCTACGCGCCGGCACGAAGCTTCGCCGACGGGGTCTCGATCATCGAGGTGACGCCGGTCGCACCGGTCACGGTCTATCACATCGTGCTCGAACGGCAGGGATCGCTTCGCGCCGCGGGGCTCGAGATCGAAAGCTATCATCCCGGCACGCGCATGGCCGACGGCTTCGACCCGCAGGTGGCGCAGCTCTTCCTGTCGCTCTTCCCGCAGATGAAATCCTTCAGTGAATTCGGCGCGATGGCGCATCCGCGCATGTCGGCCCACGATGTGGAGGCAGCGCTGGCCGGCTAG
- the pgeF gene encoding peptidoglycan editing factor PgeF, giving the protein MTLEILTHDALTPLRHGFFTRKGGASSGIFSGLNCGHGSSDQTEAVAINRERVAAALGVQPPSMIGVHQVHSADVVTVTRPMATSIRADALVTATPGLALTVLTADCQPVLFADAEAGVIGAAHAGWRGTLLGVLEATLAAMEALGARRENIAAVIGPAISQRAYEVGPEFLDEFMGVDPGYSRFFSGGHGDRAHFDLPGFGLYRLREAGVRHAEWIRHCTYTDAERFYSYRRSVLRHEADYGRLISAIRL; this is encoded by the coding sequence ATGACGCTCGAAATTCTTACGCATGACGCCCTCACCCCCTTGCGCCACGGGTTCTTCACCCGCAAGGGCGGCGCCTCTTCCGGGATCTTTTCGGGTCTGAACTGTGGCCACGGCTCGTCGGACCAGACCGAGGCGGTCGCGATCAACCGCGAACGGGTGGCCGCCGCGCTCGGGGTTCAGCCACCGTCGATGATCGGCGTGCACCAGGTCCATTCCGCCGATGTTGTTACCGTCACCCGCCCGATGGCGACCTCGATCCGCGCCGATGCCCTGGTGACCGCCACGCCCGGTCTCGCCCTGACGGTGCTGACCGCCGATTGCCAGCCGGTTCTCTTCGCCGACGCAGAGGCCGGCGTGATCGGCGCCGCCCATGCCGGCTGGCGCGGCACGCTTCTCGGCGTGCTCGAAGCCACGCTCGCCGCGATGGAGGCGCTCGGCGCCCGGCGAGAGAACATCGCCGCTGTGATCGGCCCGGCGATCAGCCAGCGCGCCTACGAGGTCGGCCCCGAATTCCTCGACGAATTCATGGGCGTCGATCCCGGCTATTCGCGCTTCTTCTCCGGCGGTCATGGCGACCGGGCGCATTTCGACCTGCCCGGCTTCGGTCTTTACCGGCTGCGCGAGGCGGGCGTCCGGCACGCCGAGTGGATCCGCCACTGCACCTATACCGATGCGGAGCGGTTCTATTCCTACCGCCGGTCGGTTCTGCGGCACGAGGCCGATTACGGGCGGCTGATTTCGGCGATCCGGCTCTGA
- a CDS encoding class I SAM-dependent methyltransferase — MSIADYMAECLLHPAHGYYATRDPFGAAGDFTTAPEISQMFGEMLGLCLAQAWLDQGRPSPFALAEIGPGRGTLIADILRAIRAVKGMAEAAEIHLVEASPVLRARQAETLSGHRPVWHDRVEDLPDLPIFLVANEFFDALPIRQFERRGAGWAERQVGLSDGRLTPGLGPVTRYPALAARLDDTRPGDVVETCPALPAVATEIGARIALLGGVALIVDYGGWHSLGDTFQALKAHKPVDPFATPGEADLTAHVDFEALAAALAGAGAGVTAMTPQGVLLERLGITARAEVLARKLSDAALDSHIAAHRRLTHPSEMGQLFKVIASYPRGGPPPPGFDPLP, encoded by the coding sequence ATGAGCATCGCCGACTACATGGCCGAATGCCTGCTCCACCCCGCGCACGGCTATTATGCGACCCGCGACCCCTTCGGCGCGGCCGGCGATTTCACGACGGCGCCCGAGATCAGCCAGATGTTCGGCGAGATGCTCGGGCTCTGTCTCGCGCAGGCGTGGCTCGACCAGGGCCGGCCCTCGCCCTTCGCGCTCGCCGAGATCGGGCCGGGGCGCGGCACGCTCATTGCCGATATCCTTCGCGCGATCCGGGCCGTGAAGGGCATGGCCGAAGCGGCCGAGATCCATCTGGTCGAGGCGTCGCCGGTGCTCCGCGCCCGGCAGGCGGAAACGCTTTCCGGGCATCGCCCGGTCTGGCACGACCGGGTGGAGGATCTGCCCGACCTGCCGATCTTCCTCGTCGCCAACGAATTCTTCGACGCCCTGCCGATCCGGCAGTTCGAACGCCGGGGCGCGGGATGGGCCGAACGCCAGGTCGGGCTGAGCGACGGGCGCCTCACGCCGGGCCTCGGTCCGGTGACGCGCTATCCTGCCCTAGCCGCCCGGCTCGACGACACCCGGCCCGGCGACGTGGTGGAGACCTGCCCGGCCCTGCCCGCCGTCGCCACCGAGATCGGCGCCCGTATCGCCCTGCTGGGCGGCGTAGCGCTGATTGTCGATTATGGTGGCTGGCACTCCCTCGGCGACACCTTTCAGGCGCTGAAGGCCCACAAACCCGTCGATCCCTTCGCGACCCCCGGCGAGGCCGACCTGACGGCCCATGTCGACTTCGAAGCCCTGGCCGCCGCGCTCGCCGGCGCCGGTGCCGGCGTGACGGCGATGACGCCGCAGGGCGTGCTTCTCGAACGGCTCGGGATCACCGCGCGGGCCGAGGTTCTTGCCCGCAAGCTCAGCGACGCCGCGCTCGACTCCCATATCGCCGCGCATCGGCGCTTGACCCATCCCTCGGAAATGGGACAGTTGTTCAAGGTGATTGCGAGTTATCCACGGGGAGGCCCCCCACCGCCCGGATTTGACCCTTTGCCATGA